One part of the Treponema sp. OMZ 787 genome encodes these proteins:
- a CDS encoding sister chromatid cohesion protein PDS5, translated as MPAAALTRLKEISRRPKESLEAISTNDIAFIQDCLTSADDEIVAYAYWTIGQIGIVNPNAVASLINQAFADLQSASEKVRENALFAIGRTGRAKIDVVANRIDEILSLHTDTAPRVRMSMIWACENIANTDAELFKNHIEVFEKLLDDPDEKYVRPEAPEIFRVIGKYKPEIVAQSLAKLKEKLNDICKTMRIHSAGAIRIIEKNLTF; from the coding sequence ATGCCCGCCGCCGCCCTTACTCGCTTAAAAGAAATATCCAGAAGACCCAAAGAATCACTTGAAGCAATCAGCACGAACGACATTGCTTTCATACAAGACTGTCTTACTTCTGCCGACGATGAAATTGTTGCTTATGCCTATTGGACGATTGGGCAGATAGGTATTGTAAACCCGAATGCTGTCGCTTCACTTATCAATCAGGCTTTTGCGGATTTGCAATCAGCCTCGGAAAAGGTACGCGAAAATGCCTTATTTGCAATTGGACGGACGGGAAGAGCAAAAATCGATGTTGTTGCAAACAGAATTGATGAAATATTAAGTCTGCATACCGATACCGCCCCAAGAGTAAGAATGTCCATGATTTGGGCGTGCGAGAACATTGCCAATACGGATGCGGAACTTTTTAAAAATCATATCGAAGTATTTGAAAAACTCTTGGATGATCCGGATGAAAAATATGTAAGACCGGAAGCCCCTGAAATTTTTAGAGTCATCGGAAAATACAAACCGGAAATAGTCGCACAATCGTTAGCAAAGCTAAAAGAAAAATTAAATGATATCTGTAAAACAATGCGTATTCACAGTGCCGGAGCCATCAGAATAATAGAAAAGAATTTGACCTTCTAA
- a CDS encoding MATE family efflux transporter, translating to MNQDMKTQLLTKSPMELLFKLAVPGIVGMVVIGLYPFMDGVFAGRIIGDYAMSAISISMSLTLINGAVSALLGVGSASILSRAIGKGDAETVDKIFGNVCYWVLLFSAVITAAGVLAAPYFLEMVGAKGAIKDFGVRYLRIVFLGSVFVNFAQAGNMTMRGEGALKQSMFIMGAGVLLNIVLDPIFMLLMGDYAIEGAAIATVLSQIVQAVLTLRYFAKKSPFVKIHKIKKYKEIYREMFGIGSSAMLMQLLFAVQQTVLFKQAFTFGGDNWGILMSATMRLYMFSFIPLWGMSQGLQPVIGANYGAKQYGRVRETMKLFMYGATLLAALSWVPAMLFSESLLSIFNVRLEIITAGRINFKLFYSTFILYGIMIMTLTFFQSIGDAKKAGAIVLLRQLILFVPAMLILPLLFGSLTVWWAEPAVDFTMILISFIMQQRVLRRL from the coding sequence ATGAATCAAGATATGAAAACACAATTATTGACAAAAAGCCCGATGGAGCTGCTTTTTAAACTGGCGGTGCCCGGAATAGTCGGAATGGTTGTTATCGGGCTGTATCCGTTTATGGACGGGGTATTTGCAGGAAGGATTATCGGAGACTATGCGATGTCCGCAATCAGCATTTCTATGTCGTTGACGCTGATAAACGGAGCGGTGTCTGCACTGCTCGGGGTCGGAAGTGCTTCTATTTTGTCGCGGGCAATCGGCAAGGGAGATGCGGAAACGGTAGATAAAATTTTCGGCAATGTTTGTTATTGGGTGCTGCTTTTCTCGGCAGTGATTACGGCGGCGGGTGTGCTTGCTGCTCCGTATTTTTTGGAAATGGTGGGAGCAAAAGGAGCGATTAAAGATTTCGGCGTACGGTATTTGCGGATTGTGTTTTTAGGTTCGGTATTCGTAAACTTTGCACAAGCCGGAAACATGACCATGCGCGGAGAGGGTGCGTTGAAACAATCCATGTTCATTATGGGAGCGGGGGTTCTTTTGAATATCGTGCTGGATCCGATTTTTATGCTCCTAATGGGAGACTATGCTATTGAGGGAGCTGCGATTGCTACGGTGCTGTCGCAAATTGTGCAGGCGGTTTTAACTCTGCGCTATTTTGCGAAAAAAAGCCCCTTTGTCAAAATACATAAAATTAAAAAGTACAAAGAAATATACCGTGAAATGTTCGGTATCGGAAGCTCGGCTATGCTAATGCAGCTTTTGTTTGCGGTACAGCAAACGGTTTTGTTCAAGCAGGCGTTTACCTTCGGCGGCGATAACTGGGGGATTTTGATGTCCGCCACAATGCGCCTTTATATGTTTTCGTTTATTCCGCTTTGGGGCATGAGTCAGGGCTTGCAGCCGGTTATCGGGGCGAACTACGGCGCCAAGCAGTACGGCAGAGTACGCGAAACGATGAAACTTTTTATGTACGGCGCAACGCTTCTTGCCGCTCTCTCGTGGGTGCCTGCAATGCTTTTTTCAGAAAGTCTCTTGTCAATCTTTAATGTGCGCCTCGAAATTATTACAGCAGGCCGTATCAACTTCAAACTGTTTTATTCTACTTTTATTTTATACGGAATTATGATTATGACGCTCACCTTTTTCCAATCTATCGGCGATGCCAAAAAAGCCGGAGCGATTGTCCTCTTGCGTCAGCTCATCCTCTTTGTTCCCGCCATGCTGATTTTGCCGCTCTTGTTCGGAAGCCTCACCGTATGGTGGGCGGAACCTGCCGTTGATTTTACGATGATACTCATCAGCTTTATCATGCAGCAGAGAGTGTTGAGGAGGTTGTGA
- the cbiD gene encoding cobalt-precorrin-5B (C(1))-methyltransferase CbiD, which yields MKLDLYIDKDGQKLRCGYTTGSCAAAAAKAAALILGGQTLTSVKIDTPAGVVLDLPVEHCRSYKDESGILFGEAAVQKDAGDDPDSTDGIYIHAKVSCRNDGKVIIDGGEGIGRITKKGLFGEVGEAAINPVPRQMIEKEILNVSKRGFNVEIFSPQGAEIGKKTFNKNIGVEGGISIIGTKGIVYPMSEDAIKKTIYLEIDAISQNSEKKEILLVPGNYGEGLKEKLKNIIDLPTVKISNYIGDSLSYAYSKGFKTMTLLGHIGKFAKLSIGIFNTHNRSADTRMEAFVYYLAMHGADKKTIETVNSFLTAEEAFNFLVENKMENLIKAMERGAEERIKKYLKDDSLSIRVLIYSMKYGLAE from the coding sequence ATGAAACTGGATTTATATATCGACAAAGACGGACAAAAACTAAGATGCGGATATACTACAGGGAGCTGTGCGGCGGCGGCGGCTAAGGCGGCGGCTTTGATTTTGGGCGGACAAACTTTGACCTCTGTTAAGATAGATACGCCTGCAGGGGTCGTACTTGACCTTCCTGTAGAGCATTGCCGCTCCTATAAAGACGAAAGCGGTATTCTTTTTGGAGAGGCCGCCGTTCAAAAGGATGCAGGGGACGACCCCGACAGTACCGACGGCATCTACATACACGCTAAAGTTTCTTGTCGAAATGACGGAAAAGTTATCATTGACGGCGGAGAGGGTATAGGAAGAATTACCAAAAAAGGTCTTTTCGGAGAAGTAGGGGAGGCTGCCATTAATCCCGTACCCCGTCAAATGATAGAAAAAGAAATTTTAAATGTTTCAAAAAGGGGCTTTAATGTAGAAATTTTTAGTCCGCAAGGTGCCGAAATCGGTAAAAAAACATTTAATAAAAATATAGGAGTTGAAGGCGGCATTTCTATTATCGGAACAAAGGGCATAGTCTATCCTATGAGCGAGGATGCTATCAAAAAAACCATCTATCTTGAAATAGACGCAATATCGCAAAATTCCGAAAAAAAAGAAATCCTCTTGGTGCCGGGAAACTATGGGGAAGGCCTTAAAGAAAAACTAAAAAACATAATAGACCTTCCTACCGTAAAAATATCAAACTATATAGGGGATAGCCTAAGCTATGCCTATTCTAAAGGCTTTAAAACCATGACCTTGCTCGGCCATATCGGCAAATTTGCCAAACTTTCCATAGGTATTTTTAACACTCATAACCGCAGTGCCGACACCCGCATGGAAGCCTTTGTCTATTACCTTGCCATGCATGGTGCAGACAAAAAAACAATCGAAACCGTCAACTCCTTTTTAACGGCCGAAGAAGCCTTCAATTTTCTTGTTGAAAACAAGATGGAAAACCTCATAAAAGCCATGGAAAGAGGGGCCGAAGAAAGAATCAAAAAATATCTTAAAGATGACAGCCTTTCGATAAGGGTTTTAATCTACTCAATGAAATACGGACTGGCGGAATAA
- a CDS encoding TetR/AcrR family transcriptional regulator, with amino-acid sequence MSTRTYAQTHETILNKGKELFLKEGFERANLREICRLSGITTGGFYRHFKDKADLFSALVEPAVQGLLEQYSASEKLCFSVLEEGGIEEIWKVSAEALEDFVSYIFDNLEAFKLVLCCASGTEYADFTDWMVKREMKDMYKTYELLEKKGIAVRRLPEKELHMLTHAYFSCIFETVLHNFSKEDALQSMKTLAEFFSAGWRKVFGVEDGEK; translated from the coding sequence ATGAGTACGAGAACTTATGCACAAACACACGAAACGATTCTCAACAAGGGAAAAGAACTTTTTCTAAAGGAAGGTTTTGAGCGCGCGAATTTACGGGAAATATGCAGGCTTTCAGGCATTACCACAGGCGGATTTTACCGGCACTTTAAAGACAAGGCGGATTTATTTTCCGCATTGGTGGAACCTGCGGTTCAGGGCTTGTTGGAGCAGTATTCCGCATCAGAAAAGCTGTGCTTCAGTGTGCTTGAAGAAGGCGGCATTGAGGAAATATGGAAGGTTTCGGCTGAAGCCCTTGAAGATTTTGTCTCTTATATTTTCGACAATCTTGAAGCTTTTAAACTGGTTCTCTGCTGTGCATCCGGTACCGAATATGCCGATTTTACCGATTGGATGGTAAAGCGGGAAATGAAGGATATGTATAAAACCTACGAACTGCTTGAAAAAAAAGGCATTGCCGTCCGCCGGCTTCCCGAAAAAGAATTGCATATGCTTACCCATGCGTATTTTTCCTGTATATTTGAAACCGTGCTGCACAACTTTTCAAAAGAAGATGCTTTGCAGTCGATGAAAACCCTCGCCGAATTTTTCTCCGCCGGCTGGAGAAAAGTTTTCGGGGTGGAGGATGGAGAGAAATAA
- a CDS encoding Hachiman antiphage defense system protein HamA produces MTSFFDNSKYFVFDKSIPSSSGKEIQVYKLNNELLDDSILNSWASGLRNNYVEEILLEPLVKGTGLTQKEFLEKNIFPNHQNKLGASTMSGEFGEILVYDYINFVLKHYVTRTRYFEKVNPNMPVPGSDVIGYQVKYIDNPSETDHLIVAEVKTRSSISGNKNSLCKTTVKDAIEHSVKDRVRIGESLNAEKRRLLNRSRIEEAKIVERFQNKTDNPFYLDFFAVAVLDNELYSDQVVLDVVNSQHENIKSTNVLIIYSKELKLFLRDLYRRACLC; encoded by the coding sequence ATGACTTCGTTTTTTGATAATAGCAAATATTTTGTGTTTGACAAATCTATACCTTCTTCAAGCGGAAAAGAAATACAGGTATATAAACTTAATAATGAATTATTAGATGATAGTATTTTGAATAGTTGGGCTTCTGGATTAAGAAATAATTATGTTGAAGAGATCCTGTTAGAGCCTCTAGTTAAGGGAACAGGATTAACGCAAAAAGAGTTTTTGGAGAAGAATATATTTCCCAATCATCAAAATAAACTAGGTGCTTCGACTATGTCAGGAGAATTCGGTGAGATATTGGTATATGACTATATAAATTTTGTGCTAAAACACTATGTTACCAGGACTAGATATTTTGAAAAAGTCAATCCTAATATGCCGGTTCCTGGAAGTGATGTAATAGGGTATCAAGTTAAATATATTGATAATCCAAGCGAAACGGATCACTTAATAGTTGCTGAAGTAAAGACTCGCTCAAGTATATCTGGAAATAAAAATAGTTTGTGTAAAACAACTGTTAAAGATGCAATAGAACACTCTGTTAAAGATAGGGTGAGAATAGGGGAATCCCTAAATGCTGAAAAAAGAAGATTACTTAACCGTTCAAGAATTGAAGAGGCTAAAATAGTAGAAAGGTTTCAAAATAAAACGGATAATCCATTTTATTTAGACTTTTTTGCAGTTGCTGTATTGGATAATGAATTGTATTCAGATCAAGTAGTTTTGGATGTGGTTAATAGTCAGCATGAAAATATAAAATCTACAAATGTATTAATAATTTATTCTAAAGAATTAAAGCTTTTCTTAAGAGATTTGTATAGGAGGGCTTGTTTATGTTGA
- a CDS encoding DEAD/DEAH box helicase translates to MLIESTSKYYLKKVRAKAKMYEYGVPKNLHIEVENQANDLILLSIGVVGDIANEIWNMKGAPIILPKNKEEELYFVSRFFDSYFQSKMSIEMNPYYILMGAVTYYFCNMNGSSKVMMSIMPDLYNFEFSASGLENVIMWLLDNNHEFKIDSIDEKYRSYITQLIEYYNVFFDCKKTNNTNFNDFRSYVYKLGNDREILFTDIILAILKKKIYNSCINLMPLYSELDKDNWISTFKNNAMMKEMWSSQLLLGEKGIFKGKSGVIQMPTSSGKTTSVSLAVQAAFLSNRTSIVIVVAPFRALCKEIMFDMENFFTFDENINITEFSDIPEPSEIELVTSESIVKKVFVMTPEKLAYILKHNTEIIESINMIIFDEAHLFDDEARGTDYELLLTTINSYLKPGAQKILVSAVISNAEQLNTWINKDGIVIRNNTIKTSEKTVAFNTFTSTNFNNACSNLFFVDPNRHLEEEFYVPRVVQTKELNKKSNERTPRYFPDLKNNKQDVGIYYAIKLIRNGSIAIFCSKKDIVNKILLRFIELKERGVSLDDFYCLSDDVECSKIAYLIREHLGENTLYIAALNGILGHHAGVPNGIRVAEEYALKKSLVHCVVCTSTLAQGVNLPIKYLIVSSLYQSQQIIKVRDFHNLIGRTARAGKETEGTIILTEDVYKNNKEAYKLDNYRRLLNADNSEECSSNLLKLVRKIDLDNGDSISVAFLKKYIYLRYSEYEEYANIKNKLLEDKEQGKEYGKEIFYKMNQIEHILISLENFILGFADVEDESFEIIQSTYGYYLANEKEKEDLKYIYNLIKNNIDSIEVADKFLYRKSMLGILKMKELSKFVDENLYEIANADFDVLINIIANKLKESEVCKIIPKFIDDSYVYELLKMWINGKSYIQIWNYSKSVNLLIKWGKKSKDISLEDIITLCDSDFGYVSLTIIQAIVELLSTKDCNENIQEDLGEIIYRIRYGLPNKESIYVYELGFADRIISQKIAEVLKNFDCSSKTKVKSIIKNHKNELKSVLSNYPSYFMDRLKKI, encoded by the coding sequence ATGTTGATAGAAAGTACTTCAAAGTACTATTTGAAAAAAGTTCGAGCAAAAGCAAAAATGTATGAATATGGAGTGCCGAAGAATCTTCATATTGAAGTTGAAAATCAAGCCAATGATCTCATATTACTTAGTATTGGAGTAGTTGGAGACATCGCTAATGAAATATGGAACATGAAAGGAGCACCTATAATTCTTCCAAAGAACAAGGAAGAAGAATTATATTTTGTCTCAAGATTTTTTGATTCATATTTCCAATCCAAAATGAGTATAGAGATGAACCCATATTATATTTTAATGGGAGCAGTTACTTATTATTTTTGCAATATGAATGGAAGTTCAAAAGTAATGATGAGTATTATGCCAGATTTATATAATTTCGAGTTTTCTGCTTCTGGATTAGAAAATGTAATAATGTGGTTGTTAGATAATAATCATGAATTTAAGATTGACAGTATAGATGAAAAATATAGAAGTTATATTACACAATTGATTGAGTACTATAATGTATTTTTTGATTGCAAAAAAACTAATAACACTAATTTCAATGACTTTAGAAGTTATGTTTACAAACTTGGCAACGACAGAGAAATATTATTTACAGATATTATTTTAGCAATATTAAAAAAGAAAATTTATAATTCTTGTATTAATCTAATGCCACTGTATTCTGAACTTGATAAGGATAATTGGATTTCAACATTTAAGAATAATGCGATGATGAAAGAAATGTGGTCATCTCAGCTTTTGTTGGGAGAAAAAGGAATTTTCAAAGGGAAATCAGGTGTTATTCAAATGCCGACAAGTTCAGGGAAAACAACTTCGGTTTCACTTGCTGTACAAGCCGCTTTTTTATCTAATAGAACTTCCATTGTAATTGTTGTGGCTCCATTCAGGGCTTTATGTAAGGAAATAATGTTTGATATGGAAAATTTTTTTACATTTGATGAAAATATAAATATAACTGAATTTTCTGATATTCCTGAACCTAGTGAAATAGAATTAGTCACATCTGAGTCAATTGTCAAAAAAGTATTTGTTATGACTCCAGAAAAGTTGGCTTATATTTTAAAACACAATACGGAAATAATTGAAAGTATTAACATGATTATTTTTGATGAGGCTCATTTGTTTGATGATGAAGCAAGAGGGACGGATTATGAACTTTTATTAACAACTATTAATAGTTATCTTAAACCAGGTGCACAGAAAATATTAGTTTCAGCAGTAATTTCGAATGCTGAACAGCTAAACACATGGATTAACAAAGATGGTATTGTAATAAGGAATAATACTATTAAGACATCAGAAAAAACGGTAGCCTTTAATACATTCACTTCGACTAATTTTAATAATGCTTGTAGCAATCTTTTTTTTGTGGATCCAAATAGACATTTAGAAGAAGAGTTTTATGTACCTAGAGTGGTTCAAACAAAAGAATTAAATAAAAAAAGTAATGAAAGAACTCCAAGATATTTTCCTGATTTAAAAAATAATAAGCAAGATGTAGGTATTTACTACGCTATTAAGTTAATCAGGAATGGAAGTATTGCTATTTTTTGCTCAAAAAAAGATATTGTAAATAAGATATTATTAAGATTTATTGAATTAAAAGAGAGAGGCGTTTCGCTTGATGATTTTTATTGTTTGTCAGATGATGTTGAATGTTCAAAAATTGCTTATTTAATAAGAGAACATTTGGGTGAAAACACTTTGTACATAGCAGCATTGAACGGTATTTTAGGGCATCATGCAGGTGTACCAAACGGAATAAGAGTTGCTGAAGAATATGCATTGAAAAAATCATTAGTTCATTGTGTTGTATGTACTTCTACATTGGCTCAAGGAGTAAATTTGCCGATTAAATATTTAATAGTATCAAGTTTATATCAATCACAACAAATAATTAAGGTTAGAGACTTTCATAATTTAATCGGAAGGACAGCAAGAGCTGGAAAAGAAACGGAAGGAACAATTATTTTAACAGAAGATGTTTATAAAAATAATAAAGAAGCTTATAAATTAGATAATTATAGACGACTTCTTAATGCTGATAATTCAGAGGAGTGTTCTAGTAATCTTTTGAAATTGGTTAGAAAAATAGATTTAGATAATGGTGATAGTATTTCTGTTGCATTCTTAAAGAAATATATTTATTTAAGGTATTCTGAATACGAAGAATATGCCAATATAAAAAACAAATTGCTTGAAGATAAAGAACAAGGAAAAGAATATGGTAAAGAGATTTTTTATAAAATGAATCAAATAGAACATATTCTAATATCATTGGAAAATTTTATACTTGGCTTTGCAGATGTTGAAGATGAAAGTTTTGAAATTATCCAATCTACATATGGGTACTATTTGGCGAATGAAAAAGAAAAGGAAGATCTGAAGTATATATACAACCTCATTAAAAATAATATTGATAGTATTGAAGTTGCTGATAAGTTTCTTTATAGAAAAAGTATGTTAGGTATACTGAAAATGAAAGAGTTATCAAAATTCGTAGATGAAAATTTATATGAAATAGCAAATGCTGATTTTGATGTACTAATTAACATTATTGCTAATAAACTGAAAGAATCAGAAGTTTGCAAGATTATACCTAAATTTATTGATGATAGCTATGTTTATGAACTATTAAAAATGTGGATTAATGGTAAAAGTTACATTCAAATTTGGAACTACTCAAAATCAGTAAATTTGCTAATTAAATGGGGTAAAAAGAGTAAAGATATATCATTGGAAGATATAATAACTTTATGTGATTCAGACTTTGGATATGTTTCATTAACAATAATACAAGCTATTGTTGAGTTGCTAAGTACCAAAGATTGTAATGAAAATATACAGGAAGATTTAGGTGAGATAATTTATAGAATAAGATATGGATTACCTAACAAAGAGTCAATATATGTATATGAACTTGGATTTGCTGATAGAATAATTTCACAAAAAATTGCTGAAGTACTTAAAAATTTTGATTGTAGTAGTAAAACAAAAGTAAAATCAATAATAAAGAATCACAAAAATGAATTAAAATCTGTTTTGTCAAATTATCCATCATATTTTATGGATAGGTTAAAAAAAATTTAA
- a CDS encoding ATP/GTP-binding protein, with product MYSSINIENYRNIQKADIKSLNKVNLYIGPNNSGKTSLLEAIYLLSSPLNFRACMTVIGHRANGLQVTHKSLISNLSWLFNRQNINTPIKLTGEIEEKKYQVSLSSHKYTQITDAGIRATNSQDLTIGKLIMQFVISDINESFTKEIDFSSAQRLSMLGSDAPPLQIAGLINSHWHSQPDVGIREFSTAEKNGLFPLCLQLMQEFDKEITDIKIILDEDDQPVIHFKSEELGLYPISIVGDGYKRVLLTTLTLASVINGCLMVDEFDAGIHHSMLKRYFEWLIKIADKYNIQLYLSSHSFDALSVLTELDAAYLASINIYKILKSAEQTDFICIKGQDAASAINELGVDLR from the coding sequence TTGTATTCAAGTATCAATATTGAAAATTATCGAAATATTCAGAAAGCCGATATTAAATCATTAAATAAAGTTAATTTATATATCGGTCCAAATAATTCCGGAAAAACATCTCTTCTGGAAGCAATATATTTACTGTCTTCGCCTCTGAATTTTCGTGCTTGTATGACGGTCATAGGACACAGAGCAAACGGATTACAAGTTACCCATAAATCGCTCATATCTAATTTGTCTTGGCTGTTTAACAGACAAAACATCAACACTCCTATTAAACTGACAGGAGAAATTGAAGAAAAAAAATATCAAGTTTCATTGTCGTCTCACAAATATACACAGATTACTGATGCGGGAATTAGAGCTACCAACAGTCAAGATCTAACCATCGGTAAATTGATAATGCAGTTTGTAATTTCAGATATAAATGAATCTTTTACCAAAGAAATAGATTTTTCATCAGCACAAAGGCTATCGATGTTGGGATCTGATGCTCCACCGCTTCAGATAGCAGGATTGATAAATTCACACTGGCACTCACAGCCCGATGTTGGAATAAGAGAATTTAGTACAGCGGAAAAAAATGGTTTATTTCCGCTTTGTTTACAATTGATGCAGGAATTTGACAAAGAAATTACGGATATAAAAATTATATTGGATGAAGATGATCAACCTGTAATACATTTTAAAAGTGAGGAACTCGGTTTATATCCGATTTCGATAGTAGGAGACGGATATAAAAGAGTATTGTTAACAACACTTACTTTAGCATCGGTAATAAATGGGTGTTTAATGGTAGATGAATTTGATGCGGGGATTCATCACAGTATGCTAAAAAGATATTTTGAATGGCTTATCAAAATTGCCGATAAATATAATATTCAACTGTATCTTTCTTCTCATAGCTTTGATGCCCTGAGTGTTCTCACTGAATTGGATGCCGCTTATCTTGCTTCTATAAATATCTATAAAATTTTGAAAAGTGCAGAACAAACTGATTTTATATGTATCAAGGGACAAGATGCAGCTTCTGCTATAAATGAACTTGGGGTTGATTTACGATGA
- a CDS encoding DUF3226 domain-containing protein has translation MKRTIIFVEGTHDAEVMARILKIKGFSHLRKKSVVDDFWYSIIPKSFPNNDDLLERIPVPMFYKNGESEVALYSCNGISKIEAAYKSIRDSVYVQFSGINSVYVIVDCDNRPEADVRKEIVNLLSFPLSDKSILNVQGVNYGLYILPNNSDKGTIEKLLLECAEIQYTAVLNNAKNFVDTIDFTKLSNEDKKEIEKPFGKEKAILGAVATILKPAKSLPVSICDNEWITDKTMTQKTLSELADYIGQCL, from the coding sequence ATGAAAAGAACTATAATTTTTGTTGAAGGTACCCATGATGCAGAGGTTATGGCGAGGATATTAAAAATAAAGGGATTCTCGCATCTTAGGAAGAAATCAGTAGTGGATGATTTTTGGTATTCAATTATTCCGAAAAGCTTTCCAAATAATGATGATCTTTTGGAAAGAATACCTGTACCTATGTTTTATAAAAATGGAGAGTCTGAAGTTGCCCTTTATTCATGTAATGGGATATCAAAAATAGAGGCTGCATATAAAAGTATTAGAGATTCAGTATATGTGCAGTTTTCGGGAATTAACAGTGTATATGTAATTGTTGATTGCGATAATAGACCGGAAGCAGATGTCAGAAAAGAAATAGTTAATCTTCTTTCTTTTCCTTTAAGCGATAAATCTATTTTGAATGTTCAAGGAGTAAACTATGGCTTGTATATTCTTCCAAATAACTCCGATAAAGGAACAATAGAAAAATTGCTTTTAGAGTGTGCAGAGATTCAATACACTGCTGTTCTAAATAATGCAAAAAATTTTGTTGATACTATTGATTTCACAAAATTATCAAATGAAGATAAAAAAGAAATAGAAAAACCATTTGGTAAAGAAAAGGCTATACTTGGGGCCGTAGCTACTATTTTAAAACCTGCAAAATCTTTACCTGTATCGATATGTGATAATGAATGGATAACCGATAAGACAATGACACAAAAAACATTATCAGAGCTTGCAGATTATATTGGGCAATGTTTGTAA